In the Bremerella alba genome, one interval contains:
- the cimA gene encoding citramalate synthase, giving the protein MKKIEIYDTTLRDGAQGEGVSFSLQDKLAITERLDEIGVDYIEGGYPLSNEKDAEYFRRVQEMDLKRVKVCAFGMTRRKGMQAKDDPGMQALLNSGAPVVTIVGKTHDFHVTDVLRVTLEENLAMIADSVGLVAAQGREVIHDAEHFFDGWKANPEYAAKTIQAAAQAGARMVVLCDTNGGSLPEEIAELTKAAIDALSEYGVPVGIHTHNDGDLAVANALAAIDAGAQQIQGTINGFGERCGNADLISCVANLALKKQGYEVLGGDGLEHLTELSRFVYDTANVNRRNNQAFVGQSAFAHKGGMHVHAVNRAASSYEHISPEAVGNERRVLVSELSGRSNIMALTNKMNIEQDRAVMDKVLANVVELENQGFQFEAAEASFELLVRKTLGTFNPHFRTLKYHVEVEDVVHYQDLELTTEATIKLEVAETIKHEVGEGDGPVDALSAALRKALLGTYPNLDQMKLVDYKVRVVNSEAGTAARTRVQIECSDEQDVWGTIGVSENIIQASWNALVDAVEYKLHKDEVASIKPVDSAVAATNQ; this is encoded by the coding sequence ATGAAAAAGATCGAAATCTACGACACAACCTTGCGAGATGGTGCCCAAGGAGAAGGCGTCAGCTTCTCTCTTCAGGACAAACTAGCCATTACCGAGCGTCTGGACGAAATTGGGGTCGATTACATCGAAGGGGGTTATCCTCTTTCCAACGAGAAAGACGCCGAGTACTTCCGCCGCGTTCAAGAGATGGATCTGAAGCGGGTTAAGGTCTGTGCTTTCGGCATGACCCGTCGCAAAGGGATGCAAGCCAAAGACGATCCCGGCATGCAGGCCCTGCTGAACTCGGGCGCACCGGTGGTGACAATCGTCGGCAAGACGCACGACTTCCACGTGACCGACGTGCTTCGCGTGACGCTGGAAGAAAATCTGGCGATGATCGCGGACTCGGTCGGCTTGGTCGCGGCCCAGGGGCGCGAAGTAATCCACGACGCCGAGCATTTCTTCGACGGCTGGAAGGCAAACCCCGAGTACGCCGCCAAAACGATTCAAGCCGCCGCTCAGGCCGGGGCACGGATGGTTGTGCTGTGCGATACCAACGGCGGCAGCCTGCCGGAAGAAATCGCCGAGCTGACCAAAGCGGCGATCGACGCGTTAAGCGAATATGGCGTCCCTGTGGGCATTCATACGCACAACGATGGCGACCTGGCCGTGGCCAATGCCCTGGCCGCCATCGATGCCGGAGCCCAGCAGATCCAAGGCACCATCAATGGGTTTGGCGAGCGCTGTGGCAACGCCGATCTGATCTCGTGCGTGGCGAACCTCGCACTGAAGAAACAGGGCTACGAAGTCCTCGGCGGTGACGGCCTAGAGCATCTGACGGAACTGTCGCGGTTCGTTTACGACACGGCGAACGTCAATCGCCGCAACAATCAGGCGTTTGTCGGCCAAAGTGCGTTCGCCCATAAAGGTGGGATGCACGTGCACGCGGTTAACCGGGCAGCTTCCAGCTACGAGCATATCTCGCCGGAAGCGGTCGGCAACGAACGCCGCGTGCTGGTCAGCGAGCTTTCCGGACGCTCGAACATCATGGCCCTGACCAACAAGATGAATATCGAGCAAGACCGCGCGGTCATGGATAAGGTACTGGCCAATGTGGTCGAACTAGAAAACCAAGGCTTTCAGTTTGAAGCGGCTGAAGCGTCGTTCGAGTTGCTGGTTCGCAAGACGCTGGGAACCTTCAACCCGCACTTTCGTACGCTCAAGTACCATGTCGAGGTGGAAGATGTCGTTCATTATCAAGACCTGGAATTGACCACCGAAGCGACCATCAAGCTAGAAGTTGCCGAGACGATCAAGCACGAGGTGGGCGAAGGTGATGGCCCGGTCGACGCGTTGAGTGCCGCCCTGCGTAAGGCCCTGCTCGGGACCTACCCGAACCTCGACCAGATGAAACTGGTCGATTACAAGGTGCGTGTCGTCAACAGCGAAGCTGGCACGGCTGCCCGCACGCGTGTGCAGATTGAATGCAGCGACGAGCAAGATGTTTGGGGCACCATTGGCGTCAGCGAAAACATCATTCAGGCCAGTTGGAATGCCCTGGTTGATGCCGTTGAATACAAGCTTCACAAAGACGAAGTGGCAAGCATTAAGCCGGTTGATTCCGCAGTCGCAGCCACGAACCAATAG
- a CDS encoding DUF1559 domain-containing protein: MRSLSPSFCVRGARRRASSRRYAFTLVELLVVIAIIGVLIALLLPAVQQAREAARRMQCSNNFKQIGLALHNYHDTYQAFPSGFMYDSTSNVRWSWGALILPFIEQGSMHDQIGVTKQRLTDCIGDADCLALVKTPIDGYRCPSDTMPDQNPWPTYGSNSENIGTSNYIGNEGLVHIMQAEKSHGMFHGNSGIKMRDVTDGTSNTIFVGERDGADVDLTASSTGRNARRGGVWAGTMNASRKWPKGVMDVLASFAQPMNRSTVAGADHNGKGFGSLHPGGSQFLMVDGSVRFVPETIEYRTSDFYWDNPDPTHYNTANLGVYQLLGVRNDGQPFELP; encoded by the coding sequence ATGCGTTCCCTTTCCCCATCTTTCTGCGTACGCGGTGCGCGCCGGCGGGCTTCATCTCGTCGCTATGCTTTCACCCTGGTCGAGTTGTTGGTGGTGATTGCGATTATTGGTGTATTGATCGCGTTGCTTTTGCCAGCAGTTCAACAGGCCCGCGAAGCCGCTCGCCGGATGCAGTGCTCTAACAATTTCAAGCAAATAGGCTTAGCCCTGCACAATTACCACGATACGTACCAAGCGTTCCCTAGTGGATTCATGTACGACTCGACCAGCAACGTCCGCTGGTCGTGGGGTGCGTTGATTCTGCCGTTCATCGAACAAGGTTCGATGCACGATCAGATCGGCGTTACGAAACAGCGACTGACCGACTGCATCGGTGACGCGGACTGCCTGGCTTTGGTAAAGACACCTATCGACGGCTATCGCTGCCCTTCCGATACGATGCCTGACCAAAACCCATGGCCTACCTATGGCAGCAACAGCGAGAACATCGGCACGTCGAACTATATCGGCAACGAAGGCTTGGTCCACATCATGCAGGCCGAGAAGTCGCATGGCATGTTTCACGGTAACAGTGGAATTAAGATGCGCGACGTGACCGACGGTACCAGCAACACGATCTTCGTGGGTGAACGAGACGGAGCCGACGTCGATCTTACGGCGAGTTCGACTGGCCGTAACGCTCGCCGTGGAGGTGTTTGGGCTGGCACGATGAATGCATCGCGTAAATGGCCCAAGGGGGTCATGGACGTTCTAGCCAGCTTCGCCCAACCGATGAACCGCTCGACGGTCGCCGGTGCCGATCACAACGGCAAAGGGTTCGGCAGCCTGCACCCAGGTGGTTCGCAGTTTCTGATGGTTGATGGTTCAGTACGCTTTGTGCCGGAAACGATCGAATACCGCACAAGCGACTTCTACTGGGACAACCCCGATCCGACCCACTACAACACAGCGAACCTCGGCGTTTACCAACTTTTAGGCGTTCGCAACGACGGCCAACCGTTTGAACTTCCCTAA
- a CDS encoding DNA translocase FtsK, producing MFEERSIQRDLFAIGLSAMTIFLVLSLLSYRADDAIGELPAPFSAIYQPDQVAYPQPHEVHNLCGGVGALVADFLLVSLGIGAYFAVVSLAAFDVILLMRKEITSPAARLIGWLMTLTGITTLVTIVIPGASPGPISSSGGRLGLVGQQFLSEHFATTGAVILCMAVTACGLLLCTEYELVRLTVWSFLKAKEKTQAGAVAWKSRRERLKEERKAKLMAEFGLDGEEGEYEEEAEYDEQGVRIKIGGRQIKTDVDKEIAFEDGEEVFEEEAAGDEEVEEDQVEEEEEYEEEVEEEQDEEAADEEVPITRVDKPEESPLSVRNRSSKKQQQDEARKNVMSELDSAANGGANPKNYELPPIELLIESDDFSFDEQEREVRKKAKVLEKTFLNFGFNVKVVEIETGPVIAQYEVELEAGLRLSKITGLADDLAIALRVPSVRIVAPIPGKNTVGIEVPNDERQMVRLREVMEEASGRIAKMKVPIFLGKDVSGNSLAVDLASLPHLLIAGRTGTGKSVCLNALITSILMTRRPDEVRMLMIDPKMVELSCYRTLPHLMHPVVTDMKKAEAILAWAVEKMEERYQLLAQVGVRHLSGFNALEKEEIWERMGAEDEGERNNVATHLPYIVIVADEIADMMMTAGKEVEQHIIRLAQKSRAVGIHLILATQKPTVDVITGLIKSNLPARISFQVASRTDSRVVLDEMGADKLLGNGDMLFLWPGTSTLMRGQGTYLSDEEINRVVEFVSTGEQDFVKELVQLKVEDGATADPAKMKKRDELYEQAVDVIIAEQRGSVSLLQRALGVGYGRGARLIDFMAEDGIVGPYNGSQAREVVITQEEWELMKSGQSAGGETVVVEEEPPAPKTKRSNKIRPHVVEDEEEVGEEAEYEEVEEDEEAEYEEEEVEYEEEEYEEGEEEEYEEEDDEEEEYYEESA from the coding sequence ATGTTCGAAGAACGAAGTATCCAGCGAGACTTGTTCGCCATTGGATTGTCAGCGATGACAATCTTTCTGGTGTTGTCGCTGCTGTCGTATCGCGCGGATGATGCGATCGGCGAACTGCCGGCACCTTTCTCGGCCATCTATCAGCCCGATCAGGTCGCCTATCCGCAACCGCATGAAGTACACAATCTGTGTGGTGGCGTGGGCGCGTTGGTCGCCGACTTTCTGCTGGTAAGCTTGGGGATCGGGGCCTACTTTGCCGTGGTCAGCCTGGCCGCGTTTGATGTTATTTTGCTGATGCGAAAAGAAATCACGTCGCCGGCCGCACGATTGATAGGCTGGCTGATGACTCTCACCGGCATTACCACGCTGGTGACGATTGTCATTCCGGGGGCATCGCCAGGCCCGATCAGCAGCTCTGGCGGACGTTTGGGCCTGGTCGGTCAGCAGTTTCTAAGCGAACACTTCGCCACCACTGGCGCAGTCATTTTGTGCATGGCCGTGACGGCATGTGGTTTGTTGCTATGCACCGAGTACGAGCTGGTCCGTCTCACCGTGTGGAGCTTTCTTAAAGCCAAGGAAAAGACCCAGGCCGGAGCCGTTGCCTGGAAGTCGCGTCGCGAGCGTCTGAAGGAAGAACGCAAGGCCAAGCTAATGGCTGAGTTCGGCCTTGATGGTGAAGAAGGGGAATACGAAGAAGAAGCCGAATACGACGAACAAGGCGTACGCATCAAGATTGGCGGCCGTCAGATCAAGACCGATGTCGACAAAGAGATTGCGTTCGAGGACGGTGAAGAGGTCTTCGAAGAAGAAGCGGCCGGCGACGAGGAAGTCGAAGAAGATCAGGTTGAAGAGGAAGAAGAGTACGAAGAAGAAGTCGAAGAGGAACAGGACGAAGAAGCAGCCGACGAAGAGGTCCCCATCACGCGTGTCGATAAGCCGGAAGAGTCGCCTCTTTCAGTCCGAAACCGCAGCAGCAAAAAGCAGCAGCAGGACGAGGCACGCAAGAACGTCATGAGCGAACTGGATAGCGCTGCCAATGGCGGGGCGAATCCGAAGAACTACGAGCTTCCGCCGATTGAACTATTGATTGAAAGCGATGACTTCTCGTTCGACGAGCAAGAACGCGAAGTTCGCAAGAAGGCCAAGGTCCTGGAGAAGACATTCCTTAACTTCGGCTTCAATGTGAAGGTGGTCGAAATCGAGACTGGCCCGGTCATCGCTCAGTACGAAGTCGAACTCGAAGCAGGCCTGCGGCTTTCCAAGATCACCGGCCTGGCCGACGACCTGGCGATTGCCTTGCGGGTACCGAGCGTGCGTATTGTGGCCCCGATCCCCGGTAAGAATACCGTCGGCATCGAAGTGCCTAACGACGAACGCCAGATGGTTCGCCTACGCGAGGTGATGGAAGAAGCCAGCGGCCGCATCGCCAAGATGAAGGTGCCGATCTTCCTGGGTAAGGACGTTTCGGGAAATTCGCTGGCGGTTGACCTGGCTTCGCTGCCTCACCTTTTGATCGCCGGTCGTACGGGTACCGGTAAGTCGGTCTGTTTGAACGCGCTGATTACCTCGATCCTTATGACGCGTCGCCCAGATGAAGTGCGAATGCTGATGATCGACCCGAAGATGGTCGAGCTCTCTTGCTATCGCACGCTGCCGCACCTGATGCACCCGGTGGTGACCGACATGAAGAAGGCCGAAGCCATTTTGGCTTGGGCGGTCGAGAAGATGGAAGAGCGATACCAGTTGCTGGCCCAGGTAGGCGTGCGGCACTTAAGCGGATTCAATGCGCTCGAAAAAGAAGAGATCTGGGAACGCATGGGGGCCGAAGACGAGGGCGAACGCAACAACGTCGCGACCCACTTGCCGTACATCGTGATCGTGGCGGACGAAATCGCGGACATGATGATGACGGCCGGCAAAGAGGTCGAGCAGCACATTATTCGCCTGGCACAAAAGTCGCGTGCGGTCGGTATTCACCTGATTCTGGCCACGCAAAAACCAACCGTCGACGTCATCACCGGTTTGATCAAGTCGAACCTGCCGGCACGTATTTCCTTCCAGGTTGCCAGCCGAACGGACAGCCGTGTGGTTCTCGACGAGATGGGGGCCGACAAGCTACTGGGTAATGGTGACATGCTGTTCCTCTGGCCAGGCACCTCGACCCTGATGCGTGGTCAAGGTACGTATCTATCGGATGAAGAGATCAACCGCGTGGTCGAGTTCGTCAGCACGGGCGAACAAGACTTCGTGAAAGAGCTTGTGCAGCTAAAGGTCGAAGACGGCGCGACCGCCGATCCGGCCAAAATGAAGAAACGCGACGAGCTGTACGAGCAAGCCGTCGACGTGATTATCGCCGAACAACGCGGCAGTGTGTCGCTACTGCAACGAGCCTTGGGTGTGGGCTACGGACGTGGTGCCCGGCTGATCGATTTCATGGCCGAAGACGGGATCGTGGGGCCGTACAACGGATCGCAAGCCCGCGAGGTTGTGATCACCCAAGAAGAATGGGAGCTGATGAAGTCGGGGCAATCAGCCGGCGGAGAAACGGTCGTCGTCGAAGAAGAACCCCCAGCCCCCAAGACGAAACGCTCGAACAAGATCCGCCCTCACGTAGTTGAAGACGAAGAGGAAGTCGGCGAAGAAGCCGAGTACGAAGAGGTTGAAGAAGACGAAGAGGCGGAATACGAAGAGGAAGAAGTCGAGTACGAGGAAGAGGAATACGAAGAGGGTGAAGAGGAGGAGTACGAAGAGGAAGACGACGAAGAGGAAGAGTACTACGAAGAGAGTGCTTAG
- the truB gene encoding tRNA pseudouridine(55) synthase TruB: MHGILNINKPAGKTSRDVVNIIQRLVRPAKTGHAGTLDPLATGVLVCPVGHGTKLIEFVQRMPKTYEACFLLGRQSETEDVEGAVQMLDNPPQPTRDEIDAVLPNYVGTIQQVPPAFSALKVAGKRAYDLARQGKEVELASREIEVHAIEVLAYDYPQLRVRIKCGSGTYVRSLGRDIARNLGTEAVMSELVRTAIGHFQIEDAIHPDDQLSQATLVSALQPTSLAVTQLAQVTVDQEAIVRLVQGKLLEVTAPDQAEQVAAMTESGDLVAVLVPGKEGGWRSIRNFANDYL, translated from the coding sequence ATGCACGGAATTCTAAACATCAACAAGCCGGCCGGTAAGACATCGCGTGATGTGGTCAATATCATTCAGCGGTTGGTGCGGCCGGCCAAGACAGGCCACGCCGGCACGTTAGATCCGCTGGCGACCGGGGTGCTGGTTTGCCCGGTGGGTCATGGGACGAAGCTGATCGAGTTCGTCCAACGAATGCCCAAGACATACGAGGCGTGCTTTCTACTGGGAAGGCAAAGTGAAACCGAAGATGTCGAAGGCGCCGTGCAGATGCTCGACAATCCTCCACAACCCACGCGCGACGAGATCGACGCCGTGTTGCCCAACTATGTGGGAACCATTCAACAGGTGCCACCGGCATTCTCGGCATTGAAAGTTGCCGGAAAGCGAGCCTACGACCTGGCTCGCCAGGGAAAAGAAGTGGAACTGGCCAGCCGCGAGATTGAAGTGCATGCCATTGAGGTGCTGGCGTACGACTATCCACAGCTTCGCGTGCGGATCAAGTGCGGCAGCGGAACCTATGTGCGTTCGTTAGGAAGAGACATTGCACGCAACCTGGGAACCGAAGCGGTCATGTCCGAGCTGGTACGCACGGCGATCGGGCACTTTCAGATCGAGGATGCGATTCACCCCGACGATCAGCTAAGCCAAGCAACGCTGGTCAGTGCGCTTCAACCGACCTCGTTGGCGGTCACGCAACTGGCCCAGGTGACCGTCGATCAAGAGGCGATCGTGCGGTTGGTCCAGGGGAAATTGCTGGAGGTGACCGCGCCTGACCAGGCAGAGCAGGTCGCGGCGATGACCGAGTCAGGCGATCTGGTGGCGGTGCTGGTACCTGGCAAAGAAGGCGGGTGGCGGTCGATTCGCAACTTCGCCAACGACTATCTGTAA
- a CDS encoding class I adenylate-forming enzyme family protein, whose translation MARYRALQQLLSTALHNSPGKKALRSGERVFTYEKLDHEIRMVAAGLCELGIVQGDRVAWLLPNGHEAVLMTLACYRVGAIAVPLNYRYVTEDIADVVARTEASLLVYAAERTDVVRPVVQSQRIASVVASGPAEEGRLFASLLSAGSLDEEASVAAEDPALILFTSGSTGHPKGVVHSHEGAFSAIDQSRRLFDFTPADIVLVGKSISHAGGLQTQMLPALLAGGEVILESKPTPAQAVEMIAQHGVTEYGMLASDLLDFIEYLEENRTALPTLNNAIGSGDSVPADLHHRFCDLLDWEVMEGAGMTEVGSYYSANPRYGNRKWGSLGVPTPGTQLRIVGDDGADCEVGQHGEIVVRMNSATIGYWNDPDATQELFRDGWLHTGDLAYEDADGYVWFVGRKKLMIVRRGSNIAPAEVENVLDEHPAVHASIVVGVSDVHDGQVPVACVALLNDHEDSTEQAIGQFVRQHLAAYKNPVHYLFFKQLPRTGTGKFNRHQLQELAERQFGIEAD comes from the coding sequence ATGGCTAGATACCGCGCACTTCAGCAACTGCTTTCGACGGCTCTTCACAATTCGCCAGGGAAGAAGGCCCTGCGATCTGGCGAACGTGTATTTACCTACGAAAAGTTAGATCACGAGATACGGATGGTAGCGGCAGGGCTCTGCGAGTTGGGGATTGTCCAAGGTGACCGCGTAGCCTGGCTTCTACCCAATGGCCACGAAGCCGTTTTGATGACGCTGGCCTGCTACCGCGTGGGGGCGATCGCCGTTCCTTTGAACTATCGTTACGTCACCGAAGATATCGCTGATGTCGTGGCCCGCACCGAGGCCAGCCTCTTGGTCTATGCCGCCGAGCGTACCGATGTGGTGAGGCCGGTAGTACAGTCTCAGCGCATCGCGTCGGTTGTTGCCAGTGGGCCAGCCGAAGAGGGCAGGCTATTTGCGTCGCTGCTTTCCGCAGGCTCACTGGACGAAGAGGCCTCGGTTGCCGCCGAAGACCCCGCACTGATCCTATTTACTTCCGGCAGCACTGGGCATCCTAAGGGGGTCGTGCACTCGCACGAAGGGGCCTTCAGCGCGATCGATCAATCGCGACGGTTGTTTGATTTCACCCCCGCCGATATCGTCCTGGTTGGCAAGTCGATCAGTCACGCCGGTGGGCTGCAAACGCAGATGCTGCCAGCATTGTTAGCCGGCGGCGAAGTCATTCTGGAAAGCAAGCCGACGCCGGCTCAGGCAGTTGAAATGATCGCCCAGCATGGCGTTACCGAGTATGGCATGCTGGCCAGCGACTTGCTTGATTTCATCGAGTACCTGGAAGAAAACCGGACAGCATTGCCAACGCTGAACAACGCGATCGGTTCCGGCGATAGTGTGCCGGCCGATTTGCATCACCGCTTTTGCGACCTGCTGGACTGGGAAGTCATGGAAGGTGCCGGCATGACCGAAGTGGGCAGCTATTACTCGGCCAATCCTCGCTACGGCAATCGCAAGTGGGGATCGTTAGGGGTTCCCACGCCTGGAACGCAACTGCGGATCGTAGGCGACGACGGCGCTGACTGTGAAGTGGGCCAGCACGGAGAGATTGTCGTGCGAATGAATTCGGCGACCATCGGTTATTGGAACGATCCAGACGCGACGCAGGAGCTCTTTCGCGACGGTTGGCTCCATACGGGCGACCTTGCTTACGAAGACGCCGATGGGTACGTGTGGTTTGTGGGACGCAAGAAATTGATGATCGTTCGCCGCGGTTCAAACATTGCTCCGGCAGAAGTCGAAAACGTGCTCGACGAGCATCCGGCCGTGCATGCGTCGATTGTGGTGGGCGTAAGCGATGTGCACGATGGACAAGTCCCGGTTGCGTGCGTGGCGTTGTTGAACGATCACGAGGATTCGACCGAACAAGCGATCGGCCAGTTTGTGCGGCAGCATCTCGCTGCGTACAAGAACCCGGTTCACTATCTCTTTTTCAAGCAATTGCCGCGGACAGGCACCGGCAAGTTCAATCGGCATCAATTGCAAGAGCTGGCCGAACGGCAATTCGGCATCGAGGCGGACTAA
- a CDS encoding catalase yields the protein MSSNKPKPTTTDAGIPVPSDEHSLTVGPDGPILLHDHYLIEQMANFNRERIAERQPHAKGSGAFGHFEVTHDVSKYTKAAVFQPGTKTDTLIRFSTVAGERGSPDTWRDPRGFALKFYTTDGNYDMVGNNTPVFFVRDPLKFQHFIRSQKRRADNGLRDHDMQWDFWTLSPESAHQVTWLMGDRGIPKTWRHMNGYSSHTYMWVNNQGERFWVKYHFKTDQGIDFYTQDEAEKMAGQDSDVHRRDLFNSIKEGNFPSWTLKMQIMPFEEAKTYRFNPFDLTKVWPHGDYPLHEVGKLTLNRNPTDFHTEIEQAAFEPNNIVPGIGVSPDKMLLGRMFAYSDAHRARMGVNYKQIPVNQPQCPFHSYSKDGAMRTQNVTDPVYAPNSKGGPAADPSRNPETEVWSADGEFVRAAYTLRKDDDDWGQAGTMVREVLDDAARDRLVSNVVGHLSQDVTEPVLQRAFEYWKNIDPDVGARIEKGVKGN from the coding sequence ATGTCCAGCAACAAGCCGAAACCAACCACCACCGACGCCGGCATTCCCGTGCCCAGCGACGAGCACTCGTTGACCGTGGGCCCCGACGGCCCCATCTTGCTGCACGATCACTACCTGATCGAGCAGATGGCCAACTTCAATCGCGAACGCATCGCCGAGCGGCAACCGCACGCCAAAGGCTCGGGCGCGTTCGGCCACTTTGAAGTCACCCACGACGTCAGCAAGTACACCAAGGCCGCCGTCTTTCAGCCAGGTACCAAGACCGATACGCTCATTCGCTTCTCGACCGTGGCCGGCGAACGAGGCAGCCCCGACACGTGGCGAGATCCACGTGGTTTCGCGCTGAAGTTCTACACCACCGACGGCAACTACGACATGGTCGGCAACAACACGCCGGTCTTCTTCGTCCGCGACCCGCTGAAGTTTCAACACTTCATTCGCTCGCAGAAACGCCGCGCCGACAACGGCCTGCGAGACCATGACATGCAGTGGGACTTCTGGACCCTCTCGCCAGAATCGGCTCATCAGGTCACGTGGTTGATGGGTGACCGGGGCATTCCCAAAACGTGGCGACACATGAACGGCTATTCCAGCCATACCTACATGTGGGTCAACAACCAAGGAGAACGCTTCTGGGTGAAGTACCACTTCAAAACCGACCAAGGCATCGACTTCTACACCCAGGACGAAGCCGAAAAAATGGCCGGGCAAGATTCCGACGTCCATCGCCGCGATCTGTTCAACTCTATCAAAGAAGGCAACTTCCCCAGTTGGACGTTGAAGATGCAGATCATGCCGTTCGAGGAAGCGAAGACTTACCGCTTCAATCCGTTCGATCTGACCAAGGTCTGGCCGCACGGCGATTATCCTCTGCACGAAGTCGGCAAGCTCACGCTCAACCGCAACCCGACCGACTTCCACACCGAGATCGAGCAGGCCGCTTTCGAGCCCAACAACATCGTCCCCGGCATCGGCGTTAGCCCCGACAAGATGCTGCTAGGCCGCATGTTCGCTTACTCGGACGCCCACCGTGCCCGGATGGGGGTCAACTATAAGCAGATCCCGGTCAACCAGCCGCAGTGCCCTTTCCATAGCTACAGCAAGGATGGCGCGATGCGAACGCAAAACGTAACCGACCCGGTCTACGCCCCGAACTCGAAAGGAGGCCCCGCCGCCGATCCTTCGCGTAACCCAGAAACCGAAGTCTGGAGCGCCGACGGCGAGTTCGTCCGGGCAGCCTACACGCTCCGCAAAGACGACGACGACTGGGGCCAGGCTGGTACCATGGTCCGTGAAGTCTTGGACGACGCGGCTCGCGACCGGTTGGTCTCGAACGTCGTCGGCCACCTAAGCCAAGACGTCACCGAGCCAGTACTCCAAAGGGCGTTTGAGTATTGGAAGAACATCGACCCAGATGTTGGGGCCCGGATTGAAAAGGGCGTGAAGGGCAATTAG
- a CDS encoding M90 family metallopeptidase, with protein sequence MLFSWFKSRSRRRIKEAAFPEPWRQILVDNLWQYARLTSDEKTSLHQSMAVLLQEKNWEGCNGFHVDEETKVLVAAQVGLLTLGLEDEYFDNVLSILIYPTAYRATSQSSPGAGIIIEGQSDRLGEAWYRGPVILTHPDIVDGAQSTHGGRNLVMHEFAHQIDMLNGRVADGIPPIDSHEEVERWNHCFEHTYQQLVEDCQRGRSALVDCYGATNKAECFAVLSETFFQQPQRIAQNDPDMFQALCGYYRQDPQRWQN encoded by the coding sequence ATGTTATTCTCCTGGTTCAAGAGTCGCTCTCGTCGAAGGATTAAAGAAGCCGCGTTTCCTGAACCTTGGCGGCAAATCTTAGTCGACAACTTGTGGCAATACGCACGGCTGACCTCCGACGAAAAAACGAGCCTGCACCAATCGATGGCGGTCTTGCTGCAGGAAAAAAACTGGGAAGGCTGCAATGGTTTTCATGTCGACGAAGAAACCAAAGTGCTTGTCGCGGCGCAAGTCGGGCTGCTGACCCTGGGACTAGAAGACGAGTATTTCGACAATGTCTTATCGATTCTTATCTATCCCACTGCCTACCGAGCGACGTCCCAAAGTTCGCCTGGTGCTGGTATTATCATCGAAGGGCAAAGCGATCGCCTGGGCGAAGCCTGGTACCGCGGCCCTGTGATTTTGACCCACCCCGATATCGTGGACGGAGCCCAGAGTACCCACGGAGGGCGCAATCTCGTCATGCACGAGTTCGCCCATCAAATCGACATGCTCAATGGTCGTGTCGCCGACGGTATTCCGCCCATCGATTCTCATGAAGAGGTCGAACGCTGGAACCACTGCTTTGAACATACCTACCAGCAATTGGTTGAAGATTGCCAGCGCGGCAGATCGGCCTTGGTCGACTGTTATGGAGCCACCAATAAAGCAGAGTGCTTCGCCGTCCTTTCCGAAACCTTCTTCCAACAGCCCCAGCGAATCGCTCAGAACGACCCCGATATGTTCCAAGCGTTATGCGGCTACTACCGACAAGACCCCCAACGTTGGCAAAACTGA